One Mugil cephalus isolate CIBA_MC_2020 chromosome 12, CIBA_Mcephalus_1.1, whole genome shotgun sequence DNA segment encodes these proteins:
- the sona gene encoding serine/arginine repetitive matrix protein 2, whose protein sequence is MESVVDIPSGEDEAPEKDDINTKEGTEPPHKKNKKHRKHKSKKKKKRRKGEKESSSESGAESDVEPPPPPRPVRTTRASARLAAAAGTVDHAAVKDEAKKDAVTDRVDVEGDTKSKKHRRHAAKKKKKKRKKDEKQEKKSPSRSPSESSSASGSESEGEGDLVSRQVAKSKRGEEKVVPVLTQKPEFLGAKKEEISDLDVSSTGGKGGNINELEKDMTSTSVSQSEITQMATVKVKSEGSNGNGAFSHAQELPDIIPKQEGTTPRDDPGLKDQTNSVQRDSVKECKSSRSPSPSKGLDIKRTESGQSRSPSPSLSRQQSGGQTMDVVKGRPRSHSRSTSKEKRPSTPQKCRPLSRSQSRSQSPKSQRKSLSPSHKSQKKVSRRSRSTSRSLSPKKKVSKSPKKSKSPKRRKSSLSISPKPRRSSPTSKRRGSRSPRRTGRRSPSLSRSPRRSRRSESRSRGTKRSRTRSPRRSGAVNRRSKSRSINRTRRSRSRSRRPIRRSRSRSPARRAGGRRSRTRSLSRRRRSPPPRSRRSRSRSTRRSRRTRSRSVVVLKRNRRSRSRTPRKRTKSRTPPSRRRSKSRSPVRRRSRSPARRNRSPPRSAKRSKSRSLSRRHRSKTRSPQPGKRKSKSPRKRRSKSISVSAEVNRSKSRSRSASSDGQSDTSSPARSTSSSPVKENQSSSSNVEQTVGEKAVGEKAAGENGGFATTTGSWKPMPLAPVSSCEAGSSLEKLQDQLPPSPDKEDQKEHNSSSNERVSRSRSVSPEPATGPDGSDQSEGSEEAEESPVKVIPNVPRSPSRSVSPVQKKQLSKSRSPTEDTKLLRSASSPRRSTSKPASRRKQSRSKSPVRKRESVSPSERKKRRSKSPARRRRSRSRSAARRKRSQSKSRTRIRRSKSRSPARKRRSRSRSPNARGRRRSKSTDRNKRSKSRSTGRRKRSRSADRSKRSRSRSSDRRRRSRSRGRGRRPVFRSRSFDRRDRWKREPSHSPVLILRKQRRSGSRTRRSTSKTPPRLTELDKDQLLEIAKANAAAMCAKAGVPIPESLRPKAILQLPLPTPSPTPISLPLPLPLPMGMGMPNMPNMSNMGPLGMPNIPGMPSMSNITMSAAMASMTAATMTAALTNMGALAAMPPLAPLPTITNKPPPCLAPPTPSLNLDHIEEAKRKVTQQANIHTIKELTEKCKMIANSKEEMAIAKPHVSDDES, encoded by the exons ATGGAGTCTGTAGTAGACATTCCCTCAG GTGAGGATGAGGCACCCGAAAAAGACGACATAAACACCAAGGAAGGGACTGAGCCACCCcataagaaaaacaagaagcacagaaaacacaagagcaagaagaagaagaagaggaggaaaggcgAGAAGGAGAGCAGTTCAGAATCTGGTGCCGAGTCGGATGTGGAGCCACCACCTCCACCAAGACCAGTTAGGACCACCAGAGCCAG tgccAGActagcagcagctgcaggaactGTAGACCATGCTGCGGTAAAGGATGAGGCCAAAAAGGATGCAGTTACAG ATCGTGTGGATGTGGAAGGAGacacaaaatccaaaaaacacAGACGACATGCtgccaaaaagaagaaaaagaagaggaagaaagatgaaaaacaggagaagaaatCCCCATCTCGCTCTCCATCTGAAAGCAGCTCAGCTTCAGGTTCAGAGTCTGAAGGTGAAGGAGACCTGGTATCGAGGCAGGTTGCAAAAAGCAAACGTGGGGAGGAGAAGGTAGTACCCGTCCTCACTCAGAAACCTGAATTCCTTGGAgcaaaaaaagaggagataTCAGATTTGGATGTGTCTTCAACTGGAGGGAAGGGAGGTAACATCAATGAATTGGAAAAGGATATGACATCAACTTCTGTGAGCCAGTCTGAGATAACACAGATGGCAACAGTTAAGGTTAAGTCAGAGGGGAGTAATGGTAATGGGGCATTCAGCCATGCCCAGGAATTGCCTGACATCATCCCAAAACAGGAAGGTACTACCCCAAGAGATGACCCAGGCCTGAAAGATCAGACCAATTCAGTTCAGAGGGATTCCGTCAAGGAGTGCAAATCGTCCAGGTCTCCTTCCCCTTCTAAAGGCCTTGACATAAAGAGAACAGAGTCAGGTCAGAGTCGGTCACCGTCACCTAGTCTCAGCAGGCAGCAGTCTGGTGGTCAAACAATGGATGTGGTGAAAGGACGGCCAAGAAGCCATTCCAGGTCAACCTCAAAGGAAAAACGTCCCTCAACACCTCAAAAATGTCGACCGCTCTCTCGTTCCCAGTCCCGTTCTCAgtcccctaaatcacagagaaagtCACTGTCTCCATCCCACAAGTCTCAGAAGAAAGTTAGCCGTCGTTCCCGATCTACCTCTCGCTCCCTCAGTCCAAAAAAGAAGGTGTCAAAATCTCCAAAGAAGTCCAAGTCTCCTAAACGACGAAAGAGTTCCCTGTCCATTTCCCCAAAGCCACGCCGAAGTTCTCCTACTTCTAAAAGAAGGGGGTCAAGATCTCCTAGGCGTACAGGTCGGAGATCCCCCTCCTTATCTCGGTCTCCAAGGAGGAGTCGTAGGTCAGAGTCACGGTCCCGTGGAACAAAGCGCTCCAGGACCCGTTCACCTAGGCGCAGCGGTGCAGTTAACAGGCGTTCAAAGTCACGTTCTATTAACAGAACACGTCGCTCTCGTTCTAGATCTAGACGTCCTATTCGTCGCTCCAGATCACGATCCCCGGCAAGACGCGCTGGAGGCAGACGCTCCAGAACCCGGTCTTTGTCTAGGCGCAGGAGGTCACCACCCCCCAGATCCCGACGATCACGCTCCCGGTCAACCCGCAGGAGCAGGCGAACTCGCTCACGTTCCGTTGTAGTACTTAAGCGCAACCGTCGCTCCAGATCCAGGACTCCTCGCAAACGGACCAAATCCAGAACCCCTCCCTCTCGACGGCGGTCGAAATCCCGGTCACCAGTGAGAAGGCGCTCGCGGTCCCCTGCCAGGAGAAACCGCTCACCACCAAGGTCTGCCAAACGCTCCAAATCTCGCTCATTGTCTCGAAGGCATCGATCAAAGACACGATCACCACAGCCTGGCAAGAGGAAGTCCAAATCTCCCAGGAAGAGAAGGTCAAAGTCTATATCAGTGTCTGCTGAAGTGAACAGATCTAAGTCCAGATCAAGGTCTGCATCAAGTGATGGGCAGTCTGACACCTCATCCCCAGCCAGATCCACATCTTCCTCCCCAGTTAAAGAGAACCAGTCTTCCTCTTCTAATGTGGAACAGACAGTTGGAGAAAAGGCAGTTGGAGAAAAGGCAGCTGGAGAAAACGGAGGTTTTGCAACTACAACAG GTTCTTGGAAACCCATGCCCTTAGCACCTGTCTCCAGCTGCGAAGCTGGGAGCTCTTTAGAAAAGTTGCAGGATCAGCTTCCTCCCAGCCCTGACAAAGAAGACCAGAAGGAGCATAACAGCTCGTCCAATGAACGGGTTTCCAGGTCCAGGTCAGTTTCCCCAGAGCCGGCCACTGGTCCAGATGGGTCAGATCAGTCAGAAGGctcagaagaagcagaagaatcTCCTGTCAAAGTGATACCAAACGTCCCGAGAAGCCCCTCTAGGTCTGTATCTCCAGTACAGAAGAAACAGCTGTCCAAGTCTCGCTCACCTACAGAGGACACGAAACTTTTACGTTCAGCTTCATCGCCTCGACGTTCAACCTCAAAGCCTGCATCCAGAAGAAAGCAGTCCAG GTCCAAGTCCCCAGTAAGGAAAAGAGAATCCGTCTCTCCATCAGAAAGGAAGAAGCGGCGATCTAAATCGCCTGCCCGACGACGGAGGTCACGATCACGTTCAGCCGCGCGACGCAAGCGCTCACAGTCCAAGTCACGAACCAGGATCCGCCGCTCTAAGTCCCGCTCTCCAGCACGCAAGAGACGATCCCGTTCGCGTTCACCCAATGccaggggaaggaggaggtcCAAGTCGACAGACAGGAATAAGCGATCCAAGAGTCGCTCCACGGGCCGAAGGAAAAGGTCCAGGTCAGCAGACAGAAGCAAGCGGTCTAGGTCTCGTTCCTCCGATCGCAGACGCAGGTCGAGGTCAAGGGGTCGAGGGAGGCGCCCAGTGTTTCGCAGCCGTTCATTTGATAGACGGGACAGGTGGAAGAGGGAACCTAGCCATTCTCCAGTTCTCATCCTCCGCAAACAACGTCGGTCAGGGTCGCGGACACGGCGCAGTACCAGCAAGACTCCTCCGCGCCTCACTGAACTGG ATAAGGACCAGTTACTGGAGATAGCCAAGGCTAATGCTGCAGCCATGTGTGCTAAGGCGGGCGTTCCCATTCCTGAGAGTCTTCGGCCAAAAGCCATCCTCCAGCTTCCCCTGCCCACTCCATCTCCAACTCCCATCTCCCTACCCTTACCCTTACCTCTTCCAATGGGCATGGGGATGCCCAACATGCCGAATATGTCTAACATGGGTCCACTGGGGATGCCCAATATTCCGGGAATGCCCAGCATGTCAAACATCACCATGAGTGCCGCTATGGCCAGTATGACTGCAGCTACTATGACGGCTGCCTTGACAAACATGGGTGCCCTGGCAGCCATGCCCCCACTTGCCCCACTTCCTACCATTACTAACAAGCCGCCCCCATGCCTCGCTCCCCCTACACCATCTCTTAATCTGGACCACATTGAGGAAGCAAAGAGGAAGGTCACTCAGCAAGCTAACATACATACCATCAAGGAGCTTACTGAg AAGTGTAAGATGATTGCAAATAGCAAGGAGGAGATGGCCATTGCTAAACCCCATGTCTCAGATGATGAAAGCTAA
- the ercc1 gene encoding DNA excision repair protein ERCC-1, giving the protein MKKRFNINLDDSAFTKERTLPKPQFQSSSKGGQNSDASTTKPVPGSAAQPLSYAEYVVQSKSNVAAAPQRDGSSKPLRTEGAGDAGLKQTEPVSSATERCETFKESAKGTDVRAEEDKMSEEVQLVGTDQKEGSCQKSDPTLSLGPKPLGSGSSIIVSPRQRGNPILKFVRSVPWEFGDVVPDYVLGQTTCALFLSLRYHNLNPNYIHDRLKQLGQTFTLRVLLVQVDVKDPHHVLKELARICIMADCTLILAWSPEEAGRYLETYKSYEKKPADLLKEQVEKDYLSKVTDSLTTVKSINKTDAITLLSTFSSVEGIISASKEELVLCPGLGPQKARRLYDVLHKPFLKSKTKDS; this is encoded by the exons ATGAAGAAGAGGTTTAACATCAACCTAGACGATTCTGCTTTCACTAAAGAAAGAACCCTG CCAAAGCCACAGTTTCAGTCTTCATCCAAAGGAGGACAAAACTCAGATGCATCGACTACAAAGCCTGTTCCTGGGTCGGCGGCTCAGCCCTTGTCTTATGCAGAATATGTCGTGCAGAGTAAAAGTAACGTGGCTGCTGCTCCACAGAGAGATGGTTCCTCCAAACCGCTCAGGACTGAAGGCGCTGGAGATGCTGGTCTGAAACAAACTGAGCCAGTGTCCTCTGCTACAGAAAGATGTGAAACATTTAAGGAATCGGCTAAAGGGACAGATGTTCGAGCTGAGGAGGATAAAATGAGCGAGGAGGTGCAGTTGGTTGGCACAGATCAAAAAGAGGGCAGCTGTCAGAAGTCAGATCCCACCCTCAGCTTGGGTCCGAAACCATTGGGGTCAGGGAGCAGCATTATTGTCAGTCCTCGACAG AGGGGAAATCCTATTCTGAAGTTTGTGAGGAGCGTTCCTTGGGAGTTTGGAGATGTTGTGCCAGACTATGTCTTGGGACAGACAACTTGTGCGCTCTTCCTCAG TCTGAGGTATCACAACCTAAACCCAAACTATATCCACGACCGTTTGAAGCAGCTTGGACAGACATTCACCCTGCGAGTGCTGCTCGTCCAAGTGGACGTT AAAGATCCACATCATGTGTTAAAGGAGCTGGCTCGCATCTGCATCATGGCCGACTGCACTCTCATCTTGGCGTGGAG TCCAGAAGAGGCAGGACGTTACCTGGAAACATACAAGTCATATGAAAAGAAACCAGCTGATCTCCTCAAGGAGCAAGTGGAAAAAGACTACCTATCAAAG GTCACAGATTCTCTGACCACCGTGAAGTCTATAAACAAAACTGATGCCATTACCTTGCTCTCCACTTTCTCA TCTGTAGAGGGAATCATCAGTGCCTCTAAGGAAGAACTGGTGCTCTGCCCAGGCCTTGGGCCTCAGAAG GCGAGACGGCTGTATGACGTGCTGCACAAGCCCTTCCTCAAGTCAAAGACAAAAGACAGCTGA